From a region of the Drosophila ananassae strain 14024-0371.13 chromosome XL, ASM1763931v2, whole genome shotgun sequence genome:
- the LOC6504580 gene encoding thyroid receptor-interacting protein 11, translated as MSWLNNSLSSLKGQLTNLAQEVLAETAGPGDPDFQGGQEEAKTALELLAETQQQKEQLDIRCEQKDREIAALRKEVAKLKSQVDGAVKSSPSSTSSKEAQLQNEDQNVEDSWCWEPLASESGKAVEGGAAGSGDSGLVDIALGSQDVSRLNSRITELEELNRQLNASLEELDSQHELAMQDVLKHKSELTGQVAQLKQMQADRLVEHELANARQQKQLEELNQVAATAKSLQEELQQRVGQQEEELKRSLAELAEMQVLVEKRGQDNTELIERIRQADGEKEKLIKELEELRLIKEKKTSESSSQSSSTGKHSEDEFIVVRQTDAGSEPDPEVTPPPSKEKLRDRLVSLEAQISELSLTNSQLQDGQLEKQLSINLLGEQLAELEKRLHLSEAEKEQLQLDLQLRLQQLTVQNQELKLHAEAEQEGHAQDLEEQLGTLREENSRLRQELDASIAQAKFRQAIAEEKQEITDLDEADSEENVFDLEKLRSLLQAELEDRLEGSHPQQVLERAWTALRARWQRLDVVDQRLAELQDQLVVTEHEKKTLEADISQYILQCDELMKNNELLLNELDKFKRNKLETIEEHHEETIVQLEGQLEDARLRLEVALQAQRELQEELARESSEPDSDELKELLSATRSKLEKAEAQLAESQDLEEMLANTKQELQELELEVLPNLRQELEAKTNQQKAAEEQHKSHIAKLQEKIQEEQERIRELLLQQDKLEQQKELMEVEQNQQLFNIKKELTSTTTQLQDCQEKLSLREVQLSELQEQLKDASEEKARLEELLQNSGGDTAQVQELQRQLEAIQQREQQWLLDAQTQQQALQSAEALGQEKQELIKALQQKHLENTQYYAEIQRLQPFELQLKELAKEREKQQDQIAFLKEKSDILTTNLLTEQTNQRLLQQQQQEAQEQHATVMRDLERLRAHLLEVEELHTQETVELQRELEQCRSRQSVLEQEVSKSSTAYTSASIRANQQAETLQAQHALLQQQRDELLTKLGQYEDRELKQQAALTNLQCALEQFQNDKEHDIEMATQRIRREMQSQLDRQDVLQAEILGLQQQLADANQGLRAAARLSDQLEAGQQTIAVLRDEVESLKDTNGQLETRLNSSESSQTDKIDKSLIKSLLIGYVVSGNAGDKQQVLRMISSVLDFSAQESDKVGLNKQQSSWLGSILGGGSSSGAGSGSSGGNDNLVQAFVQFLEQESQPQANLQSRPTLLSMSGQVEASAANQPTPPAALPVQVPASAPERPDEGAGATTIGSNEFAPSRNSSSILKDILSDS; from the exons CAAAATGAGGATCAGAATGTGGAGGACAGCTGGTGCTGGGAACCGCTGGCCAGCGAATCCGGCAAGGCGGTCGAAGGAGGAGCCGCCGGATCAGGGGACTCCGGCCTGGTGGACATAGCCCTGGGCAGCCAGGATGTGAGCAGATTGAACAGCCGGATCACAGAGCTGGAGGAGCTGAACCGGCAGCTGAATGCCTCGCTGGAGGAGCTGGACTCCCAGCACGAACTGGCCATGCAGGACGTCCTTAAGCACAAGTCCGAGCTGACCGGCCAGGTGGCCCAGCTGAAGCAGATGCAGGCGGACCGGCTGGTGGAGCACGAGCTGGCCAATGCCAGGCAGCAGAagcagctggaggagctgaATCAGGTGGCGGCCACCGCCAAGAGTCTGCAGGAGGAGCTCCAGCAGAGAGTCGGCCAGCAGGAGGAGGAACTGAAGCGAAGTCTCGCCGAACTGGCCGAGATGCAGGTCCTGGTGGAGAAGCGCGGTCAGGACAACACGGAGCTGATCGAAAGGATACGCCAGGCGGATGGCGAGAAGGAGAAGCTGATcaaggagctggaggagctgcgTCTCATCAAGGAGAAGAAGACCTCGGAGTCGTCCTCCCAGAGCTCCTCCACCGGCAAGCACAGCGAGGACGAGTTCATAGTGGTCCGCCAAACGGATGCCGGCTCCGAGCCCGATCCGGAGGTCACTCCTCCCCCCTCCAAGGAGAAGCTGCGCGATCGCCTCGTCTCCCTGGAGGCCCAAATCTCCGAGCTGTCGTTGACCAACAGCCAGCTCCAGGACGGCCAGCTGGAGAAGCAGCTGAGCATCAACCTCCTGGGCGAGCAGCTGGCGGAGCTGGAGAAGCGCCTCCACCTGAGCGAGGCGGAGAAGGAGCAGCTCCAGTTGGATCTCCAGCTGAGACTCCAGCAGCTCACCGTGCAGAACCAGGAGCTGAAGCTGCACGCCGAGGCGGAGCAGGAGGGGCATGCCCAGGATCTGGAGGAGCAGCTGGGCACTCTGCGGGAGGAGAACAGTCGCCTCCGCCAGGAACTGGACGCCAGCATAGCGCAGGCCAAGTTCCGGCAGGCCATTGCCGAGGAGAAGCAGGAGATCACCGATCTGGACGAGGCCGATTCCGAGGAGAACGTCTTTGACCTGGAAAAGCTGCGCTCCCTGCTCCAGGCCGAGCTGGAGGACCGCCTGGAGGGCTCCCATCCCCAGCAGGTCCTCGAACGAGCCTGGACGGCGCTGCGTGCGCGCTGGCAGCGCCTGGACGTGGTGGACCAGCGGCTGGCGGAGCTCCAGGACCAGCTGGTGGTGACGGAGCACGAGAAGAAGACCCTCGAGGCGGACATCTCGCAGTACATCCTCCAGTGCGACGAGCTGATGAAGAACAACGAGCTCCTCCTCAACGAGCTGGACAAGTTCAAGCGGAACAAGCTAGAGACCATCGAGGAGCACCACGAGGAGACCATCGTCCAGCTGGAGGGCCAGCTAGAGGACGCCCGGCTGCGTCTGGAGGTGGCCCTCCAGGCCCAGCGGGAGCTGCAGGAGGAGCTGGCGAGAGAGTCCTCCGAGCCGGACAGTGACGAGCTCAAGGAGCTCCTTTCCGCCACAAGAAGCAAGCTGGAGAAGGCCGAAGCCCAGCTGGCGGAGAGCCAGGACCTGGAGGAGATGCTGGCCAACACAAAACAGGAACTTCaagagctggagctggaggtgCTCCCGAATCTCCGACAGGAACTGGAAGCAAAAACCAACCAACAGAAGGCCGCGGAGGAGCAGCACAAGAGTCATATCGCCAAGTTGCAGGAGAAGATccaggaggagcaggagagGATAAGGgagctcctcctccagcaggaCAAGCTGGAGCAGCAGAAGGAGCTCATGGAAGTGGAACAGAACCAGCAGTTGTTCAACATCAAGAAGGAGTTGACTTCCACGACCACCCAACTGCAGGACTGCCAGGAGAAGCTGTCCCTCCGGGAGGTCCAGCTCTCCGAGCTGCAGGAACAATTGAAGGACGCCTCCGAGGAGAAGGCCCGGCTGGAGGAGCTACTCCAAAACAGTGGCGGAGACACGGCCCAGGTGCAGGAGCTCCAGCGGCAGTTGGAGGCCATCCAGCAGAGGGAGCAGCAGTGGCTGCTGGACGCCCAGACGCAGCAGCAGGCACTGCAATCGGCGGAGGCCCTTGGGCAGGAGAAGCAGGAGCTGATCAAGGCCCTGCAGCAGAAGCATCTGGAGAACACCCAGTACTATGCCGAGATCCAGAGACTCCAGCCCTTCGAGCTGCAACTGAAGGAGCTGGCCAAGGAGCGCGAGAAGCAGCAGGATCAGATCGCTTTCCTCAAGGAGAAGTCCGATATCCTGACCACCAATCTCTTGACCGAACAGACCAACcaacgcctcctccagcagcagcagcaggaggcCCAGGAGCAGCACGCCACTGTGATGCGGGATCTGGAGCGGCTGCGGGCCCATCTCCTCGAGGTGGAGGAACTGCACACCCAGGAAACCGTTGAACTGCAACGGGAACTGGAGCAGTGCCGGTCGCGGCAGTCAGTCCTCGAACAGGAGGTCTCCAAGTCCAGCACCGCCTACACCTCAGCCAG cattcGAGCCAACCAGCAGGCGGAGACACTTCAGGCCCAGCACgccctcctccagcagcagaGGGACGAGCTGCTGACCAAGCTGGGCCAGTACGAGGACCGGGAACTGAAGCAGCAGGCGGCCCTCACCAATCTCCAGTGCGCCCTGGAACAGTTCCAGAATG ACAAGGAGCATGATATTGAGATGGCCACCCAGCGGATAAGGCGGGAGATGCAGAGCCAGCTGGACCGCCAGGACGTGCTCCAGGCGGAGATCCTTGgactgcagcagcagctggcGGACGCCAATCAGGGCCTGAGGGCGGCCGCCCGACTCTCCGACCAACTCGAGGCAGGACAACAGACCATTGCTGTCCTGCGAGATGAAG TGGAGAGCCTGAAGGACACAAATGGGCAACTGGAGACCAGGCTGAACTCCAGCGAGAGCAGCCAGACGGACAAGATCGACAAGAGCCTGATCAAGAGCCTCCTCATCGGATATGTGGTCAGTGGGAATGCCGGCGATAAGCAGCAGGTCCTGCGGATGATATCCTCTGTGCTGGACTTTTCTGCCCAAGAATCCGACAAGGTGGGCTTGAATAAGCAACAAAGTAGCTGGCTGGGCAGTATCCTGGGAGGTGGCAGCTCTTCAGGAGCAGGATCAG GATCTTCCGGTGGCAATGACAACCTGGTGCAGGCCTTCGTTCAATTCCTGGAGCAGGAGTCCCAGCCTCAGGCCAATCTACAATCCCGACCCACTTTGCTGAGTATGTCCGGGCAGGTGGAGGCCTCCGCTGCCAACCAGCCAACGCCTCCAGCAGCTCTGCCTGTCCAGGTGCCGGCCAGTGCTCCAGAGAGACCGGATGAAGGTGCCGGAGCCACCACCATAGGATCCAACGAATTTGCACCTTCGCGGAACTCCAGTTCGATATTGAAGGACATTCTCAGCGATTCCTGA